gccAGCCATCCCGTATTCTCGTCCAATACTCTTCATTTCCAATTTCATATCCATATCTATAACCATATCCATTCCATATCGCTCTACGATTCAGATTCAGGTAAGGATAGATTGGCAGATTGCATACATTTTGGGGCTTTTACTTGTGCCATATTCTTACTTATAGAGAATGGCATGTGAGACAATTTCTAACACTATGAATATTTCTTCGTTACTTGGTTTCATTCAGAGACACACCATTCTGAGACatacaaaaaatacattgAGAATCCGTTGAGTTGAACCATTTAGAGGCATTCATATGTATACATGTATacgaatatatgtatatatatgtatatactcatcatatatataaaagtacaaaattttttattttttttattttctttttttccttttctgttGAATGTTTCTGGTTTAATTCAAATACACTCTAATACGTCTAAGAAAAAAACGTGCCTAATTCTTAATGTGTGCAAGTGTCAAAtggtgtatgtatgtatgtaagtatgtttgtttgtctgtagGTACTTATGCGCTACTATGATCAGAATACAAAAGCTATAGACCCAATGCAATCTATAATTCGCACCTCTTAGTTTGAAGTGCGAGTGATATAGCATTTAGTGGGGTattttggtttggcttggctttgaTTTGACTCTTGTTCGTGGTCACAGTAGCTATAATTAGAAGCTTCGTTAAGGTACTTAAATGTTTCATtaaatttctgttttcagtGGTAGGTTTAGATACACACATCAGTGGGATGTGTAGGTACATATTCGAATATATTCTccaaaaagctgaaaatcCTCTTCGCTTTTGTTTAATCTTCCactttgtgtttgctttttcgactaggcaattaattaaaacaaaatcagaaCGTTCACACAAATTACAAATGTTCCTTAACAAGATAACTAGAGAATGAATTCAGTTGCTTACtcaatttttttgtgtttatccCTTCTTCTCTTTCACTTCCATGTCTTAAAAGTACTTTCATACCTTTGGATTTACTATATATAACAACATATATCGAGAAGTgaaataatacatttaatgaCATATTTACATTAACATTTCGTGTTTCATTTGGAACTTAATAAAGATCAACTTAAATcgtcttttggttttttgctttttattttcccgTTTAATTAAAGTAAGTATTCATATAGAGCAAGGTATTTTCACATAGGCCcatataaaaagtataaaatttTTTACTGTACtcgatttataaaaattacaaatgttcatataaaaatagatatatatatacaaaaaaatacgaaGTCAAATGGTAATACATACAATTTAACatacaacaaaaatataaatgtttttttttgttttatcatttgttCAGGTGTTTTTATATGTAAAAGCTTCCATAGCTTGAATAACTTGTATTTGGGGGTAAAAAAGTTTAGCAGTGACCCGACGACCTTGGCACTATCAATAAAATCATACGATATCCTATTATAGTACATTCTATCTGGCATAGGATTTTATTTCGATGAAGTCGAATGATTAAAAGGGTTAGGGCAAAACAACATTTAGTTTATAAGAAAACAATTAGAGATTTTTGCAtcggaaaaatagaaaatgtaaaaGATGCTCGAGTTCGTTTTTCTACGGTTTCTTAGAAAGTTTTTTTCAGGTGTTCAAAAAAAGGTCCTTTTTCCTAATCTTtgaattttcgaaatattGTGTTTAGTTAATATAACTAAGAAAGTTTCAAAGTAGTTTTTGTTATATCTAATGGTTTGAGCAATATGTTGGTTGTATGCTTTCAATTGCAACCAAAAAGTTGTctaacaaattcaaaaaaatataaatttaagcaAAAGCTTACTCACCAGAACGATACCTGTACTAATTTTTACGAAATCTTTCATTTGTAGTATGAAAATGTATAGATTTGTGTGTATATTTCGTATAGTTTTGAAACTGAATACATTTCGTTAACTATTTTGCAAGCTAGCTGCAGATATATACAAAACTAGAGtaaaattttagaaaaatacaaagaatGGGAAGAAGGACTTTTACTCCAGAAAAGCTTTCCTCACAGGTCAGGATGCTCAGGGTTTGCAAGTTGCACCTCTATTTATAATCAACAATGTTGACTTTTATCgataaacatatatacatgttgtttttcgattttgcaACTTGATCTACAAAAATGATCTTATTCTAGTttacaactaattaaaaacttaatgtAAAAGTTGATCCTAAGTTGgataattaaacatatttttatatatacgtTCATATGCATAACAAGTAAAAACAATTAGTTGAGACATTTATATTTGTTCtctttacatttatttatgtttgtggtattatttattgttgcttATTGGTTTGCTTCGGTAAATCTtcattatttgtttgtgtgtttttgattAGAGTGTATCGATCGTACATGCCTATGGCTACACTCAATACTTTGAGTTAAATTTTCTATGCATGCGCTTGATACCAGAAGGAAACTTCACTTTGCGATTTACACCGGATTTggtaacaaaataaatattattagtggctgatatatatatgtatatacaactCGTACATATCTACATTAATGGGCCTAACACACACATGGTACTTATTGGCCctatccatatatatatatatgcatctGTATATACATCTGCATACAGCTTCTCACACACAGCATATGCATGTACATCTGGTGGTTATGTGCCTTCCTTGTGTGCCGGATCGTGGGCGTGTCAACATCGTATCGAATCTTTCCTCCGCAGATATGCATCCAACCAACTTGCTCGCATCCGCAAGAACATTATTACATAACTTTCCAAGACGGCAACTAATGTTTGTCCTTGAATTCTAATGTTATCTTTCCTCATAAAAACTTGCCTATAATGGTAACGATGATATCTACATCAACCACTCCACCAAGTAGCTCGTTTACTTTGCTTCGGTTCCTATCGGGAAAGTTACACGAAATCTGAAAACTGCATAACAATTCGTATTGCTCATTGAGTTGTGACCAGTAAGACAGAAATGCAATCCATAAATAACAATGCCACGAATGaaatattcctttttttggttggtatttttatatgtataactaTGGTGGATTCTCTTTGCGGTGATTGACTCCGAGGAAACTCTAGTTGGCAACCAATAGTTGCTGATACGATGATCCGGTGCCATAGAAGGCGCTTATGCCATCGATCAGTTTGGTATTGCTGTTGGAATTGTTACCGTTGTTTCCGTTCGCATTGGCGtttgcatttccgtttccgtttcccgATGAGGAGGACGGCTGTTCCACTTGTTGAGTTGGATGGCTactactgctgctggtggaaTTGGAAGGAGGACTGGTGGCTTTTCCTACATTTATGGCTGCCACGGTGGGTGTACTTAGAGGACTGTTCTCCGCCGATGAGTCCCCGGCAATGGTAACggccacagcagcagctgctgcagatgacgatgatgatgaatcCTCGAGCACAACACTGCCGCAATCCACATTGAGGCCAAAGCAGCTTTCGCTACTATTTGGACGATCCATTCCGCCGCGATTCTGTTGCTGCGGATGCTGTTGGGTGTTGTTGGCATGACCACTGCCATAGTAGCACGGCTCCAGAAAAGTACTATACTTGTTGGCGCCAACACTTCCGACTGCGGCGACTGCAGCACCAGCAGTTCCGCTCACGTACAGGCCCATGCTACTAACATCCGCCGAGAAGTGCGACTCAAAGAGGCAGCGTGGAGTGCCATACTGTGGATACATATTGATCGCCATGTTTGGATAGTAATACGAATCGGCCGACGATCCCGATACGGGCTGATTCTGATTTCCGGCCAGCGATAGGGGATTGGGCGACAGGGAACGGGCAGGCGATACGGCGTCCAGGCCGCCATATGCTGCCGTTACCGATGATCCTGCGGACGGGACAACTCCATGGCCATgatgcatctgctgctgcattgCACGCTGTTTGATGTAGTTGGAGAACTCAGTGGGCGACATGCGATAGGCGCTGCTGCTGAAGTGTAGAGAAATTAGACAGAAATATGTTATTATTGCATTCATGTTGAATTTGTTGTAAGATCATGATATCGTTCTGAGAGTATTTACCTGTTTGTGCGCTTGGAGCTGGTCTTCAGCTTGGTGCTGCCGAATTTAGTCTGCGCAAAGGTGGCCGTGGTGAATGTTAATGGCGCCTGGGCGCCGCGCTGCATGaatgccgctgcagctgcattgGCGGTGGCTCCGCTTCCGGGTACGGGACCTGGAGCGGCACCTGGACCGGGTGCATGATTGGATCCTGATCTAGAAGCAGAGCCCGTCCCAGATCCCGCTGCGGAAACGGAACTGCAGCTGCCAGAGATCGTGCGGTTCGGACTGCCCTTGTACGTGGGCGAACTGGACGCGGCCGAGTGCGGCGAGGATCCTGCTTGGTGTTGCCCCTTGGGACTCAGGCTCATATTGTTCATAGTGGTGTTAACGGCGTCGATGGGTCGGAAGCACTGCGCCTCCGGGTTGAACATTTTGGTGACTTCGCGATCTGCAGAGTGACTGTCCTCATGATTTTCATTGTTCTCCGTGTAAAGAATCTGATGATTAGAGAATGGGTATTAGTTCAGAACTTTTATAAAGTTTACATGATGTGGCATatcgaataaa
This Drosophila simulans strain w501 chromosome X, Prin_Dsim_3.1, whole genome shotgun sequence DNA region includes the following protein-coding sequences:
- the LOC6740535 gene encoding protein Tob2 isoform X1, whose product is MHIEIQVALNFVISYLYNKLPRRRVNIFGEELEKALRDKFQDHWYPEKPFKGSAYRCLKTGDPIDSVLERAARESGVPIGDILENLPSELSVWIDPGEVSFRIGEKGAVKILYTENNENHEDSHSADREVTKMFNPEAQCFRPIDAVNTTMNNMSLSPKGQHQAGSSPHSAASSSPTYKGSPNRTISGSCSSVSAAGSGTGSASRSGSNHAPGPGAAPGPVPGSGATANAAAAAFMQRGAQAPLTFTTATFAQTKFGSTKLKTSSKRTNSSSAYRMSPTEFSNYIKQRAMQQQMHHGHGVVPSAGSSVTAAYGGLDAVSPARSLSPNPLSLAGNQNQPVSGSSADSYYYPNMAINMYPQYGTPRCLFESHFSADVSSMGLYVSGTAGAAVAAVGSVGANKYSTFLEPCYYGSGHANNTQQHPQQQNRGGMDRPNSSESCFGLNVDCGSVVLEDSSSSSSAAAAAVAVTIAGDSSAENSPLSTPTVAAINVGKATSPPSNSTSSSSSHPTQQVEQPSSSSGNGNGNANANANGNNGNNSNSNTKLIDGISAFYGTGSSYQQLLVAN
- the LOC6740535 gene encoding protein Tob2 isoform X2; its protein translation is MHIEIQVALNFVISYLYNKLPRRRVNIFGEELEKALRDKFQDHWYPEKPFKGSAYRCLKTGDPIDSVLERAARESGVPIGDILENLPSELSVWIDPGEVSFRIGEKGAVKILYTENNENHEDSHSADREVTKMFNPEAQCFRPIDAVNTTMNNMSLSPKGQHQAGSSPHSAASSSPTYKGSPNRTISGSCSSVSAAGSGTGSASRSGSNHAPGPGAAPGPVPGSGATANAAAAAFMQRGAQAPLTFTTATFAQTKFGSTKLKTSSKRTNSSAYRMSPTEFSNYIKQRAMQQQMHHGHGVVPSAGSSVTAAYGGLDAVSPARSLSPNPLSLAGNQNQPVSGSSADSYYYPNMAINMYPQYGTPRCLFESHFSADVSSMGLYVSGTAGAAVAAVGSVGANKYSTFLEPCYYGSGHANNTQQHPQQQNRGGMDRPNSSESCFGLNVDCGSVVLEDSSSSSSAAAAAVAVTIAGDSSAENSPLSTPTVAAINVGKATSPPSNSTSSSSSHPTQQVEQPSSSSGNGNGNANANANGNNGNNSNSNTKLIDGISAFYGTGSSYQQLLVAN